A window from Enterocloster bolteae encodes these proteins:
- a CDS encoding TRAP transporter large permease gives MLSAVGFFLILLFLGMPVAFAIAVSGFSFFLMRPEIPWTILVQKSLSTTQSFTMLAIPLFIFAGNLMNNTGITSRLVKLANVLTGHMYGSIGQVSVVLSTLMGGVSGSAVADAAMECRILGPEMTKRGYAPGWAAAINCLSGLIVATIPPSMGLILYGTVGEVSIGRLFVAGFLPGIIMCIFMMIATSWSARHYGYQPDHDKPSPPGVIIKSCFESIWALMFPILLIVLIRFGVMTPSESGAFAVFYALFVGIFIYKELNLEKFKKCIVDSVKDLSVITMILAFSGIFSYGVVFDQLPKTLTTLLVGLTSNKYVLLLLILIMLTVFGMFMETTVITLIVTPILIPIITQYGIDPVHFGIIMMTIVTMGCSTPPVGVALYTCSNIMDCSVQETTKYSLPLFIAIMATLAICVFFPDLVLFLPNMIYGTSM, from the coding sequence ATGTTAAGTGCTGTTGGATTTTTCTTAATACTCCTGTTCCTCGGAATGCCGGTGGCCTTTGCCATTGCAGTGTCCGGATTTTCCTTCTTCCTGATGAGGCCTGAGATTCCGTGGACGATTCTGGTGCAGAAATCCCTGTCCACCACCCAGTCCTTTACCATGCTTGCGATTCCGCTGTTTATTTTTGCCGGCAACCTGATGAACAACACAGGTATCACATCACGTCTGGTAAAGCTGGCAAACGTGCTGACCGGCCATATGTACGGTTCCATTGGACAGGTTTCCGTGGTTCTCTCAACCCTGATGGGCGGCGTATCCGGTTCCGCAGTTGCAGATGCAGCCATGGAATGCCGTATCCTTGGGCCTGAGATGACAAAGAGAGGCTACGCGCCGGGCTGGGCCGCTGCAATCAACTGTCTGTCAGGACTGATTGTAGCCACGATTCCGCCTTCCATGGGCCTGATTCTGTACGGCACTGTGGGTGAGGTTTCCATTGGCCGCCTGTTCGTAGCCGGATTCCTTCCAGGCATCATTATGTGTATCTTCATGATGATTGCCACATCCTGGTCCGCGCGCCACTACGGATATCAGCCTGACCATGACAAGCCGTCACCTCCAGGGGTTATCATCAAGTCCTGTTTTGAGAGTATATGGGCGCTTATGTTCCCAATCCTGCTGATTGTGCTGATTCGTTTCGGTGTCATGACCCCGTCGGAATCCGGTGCCTTTGCCGTATTCTACGCACTGTTCGTAGGTATCTTTATTTATAAGGAACTGAACCTAGAGAAGTTTAAGAAATGTATTGTGGACAGCGTAAAGGATTTATCCGTGATTACCATGATTCTGGCTTTCTCCGGCATATTCAGCTACGGCGTTGTATTTGACCAGCTGCCAAAGACCCTGACCACTTTGCTGGTAGGTCTGACCAGCAATAAATACGTGCTTCTGCTGCTGATTTTAATTATGCTGACTGTGTTCGGTATGTTCATGGAGACAACGGTCATTACCCTGATCGTTACCCCCATACTGATTCCGATTATCACACAGTACGGAATTGACCCGGTTCACTTCGGCATCATCATGATGACCATTGTTACCATGGGCTGTTCCACGCCTCCTGTTGGAGTTGCGTTATACACCTGTTCCAATATCATGGACTGCTCGGTGCAGGAGACCACGAAGTATTCGCTGCCGTTGTTCATAGCTATTATGGCCACGCTGGCTATCTGCGTATTCTTCCCGGATCTGGTGCTGTTCCTGCCAAATATGATTTATGGTACAAGTATGTAA
- a CDS encoding 8-oxoguanine deaminase codes for MKGTLLVKNVKHLVTCDGDDRLLDGVDVFIRDGVIAGIGQEAGTLESGTLESGTAEDVIDASNMVMYPGLINTHHHLYQTFSRNLPQVQNMELFPWLKTLYEIWKHVDEDVVCYSALTGMGELLKTGCTTCLDHHYVFPGSAGDGLLDAQFGAADALGIRFHATRGSMDLSVKDGGLPPDSVVQTVDQILKDSERAVKKFHDKSRYSMHQVALAPCSPFSVTGTLLKESAQLARELGVRLHTHLAETKDEERFTTERFGMRPLEYMESLGWMGEDVWFAHGIHFTEDELKRLAETGTGVAHCPISNMKLSSGVALVPKMLELGVPLGLAVDGSASNDGSNLLEEMRVAYLLHRLWWSRQAPSAYDILKIATRGSARVLGRDDLGQIAVGMAADFFLVDMNRMELTGAQFDPKSMLCTVGLKGSVDYTVVNGEIVVKEGRLVRVDEERTVEKANLAVKEYMGHSSCSVPL; via the coding sequence ATGAAAGGAACCTTACTCGTAAAGAACGTTAAGCATCTTGTTACATGTGACGGGGATGACAGACTGCTTGACGGTGTGGATGTGTTCATCCGGGACGGAGTCATTGCCGGAATCGGACAGGAAGCAGGAACACTGGAATCAGGAACACTGGAATCAGGAACAGCGGAGGATGTGATTGACGCATCTAATATGGTGATGTATCCCGGACTTATCAATACACACCATCATTTATATCAGACGTTCAGCCGCAATTTACCGCAGGTACAGAACATGGAGTTATTTCCATGGCTGAAAACATTATATGAGATATGGAAGCACGTGGATGAGGACGTGGTCTGTTACAGTGCGCTTACAGGCATGGGAGAGCTGTTGAAAACAGGCTGCACCACCTGTCTGGACCACCACTATGTGTTTCCCGGGTCAGCCGGGGACGGGCTGCTGGACGCCCAGTTCGGGGCAGCGGATGCCCTGGGAATCCGTTTCCATGCCACCAGAGGGAGTATGGATTTGAGCGTGAAGGACGGCGGGCTGCCTCCGGACAGCGTGGTGCAGACCGTGGACCAGATTCTGAAGGATTCAGAACGGGCCGTGAAGAAATTTCACGACAAAAGCAGGTATTCCATGCACCAGGTGGCGTTGGCGCCCTGCTCCCCTTTCAGTGTGACTGGGACGCTTTTAAAGGAATCGGCACAGCTGGCCAGAGAGCTGGGAGTCAGGCTCCACACCCATCTGGCTGAGACAAAGGACGAGGAGCGGTTCACAACGGAGCGTTTCGGGATGCGGCCCCTGGAGTATATGGAGAGCCTGGGATGGATGGGGGAGGATGTGTGGTTTGCCCATGGAATCCATTTCACTGAGGATGAACTGAAACGGCTGGCTGAGACCGGGACCGGGGTAGCACATTGCCCTATATCCAACATGAAGTTATCTTCCGGCGTTGCGCTGGTGCCTAAGATGCTGGAGCTTGGAGTGCCCCTGGGGCTGGCTGTGGACGGTTCTGCCAGCAATGACGGCTCCAACCTTCTGGAGGAGATGCGGGTGGCCTATCTGCTTCACCGGCTCTGGTGGAGCCGGCAGGCGCCGTCTGCTTATGACATCCTGAAGATAGCGACCAGGGGAAGCGCCCGCGTGCTGGGAAGGGATGACCTGGGACAGATAGCAGTGGGAATGGCGGCAGACTTTTTCCTGGTGGACATGAACCGGATGGAACTGACCGGCGCCCAGTTTGACCCCAAATCCATGCTGTGTACCGTAGGGCTTAAGGGCAGTGTGGATTACACGGTGGTGAACGGGGAAATCGTTGTAAAGGAGGGAAGGCTGGTCCGCGTGGACGAGGAGCGGACCGTGGAAAAGGCCAACCTGGCGGTAAAAGAATATATGGGGCATTCGTCATGTTCTGTACCGCTGTAA
- a CDS encoding TRAP transporter small permease, whose translation MKKISAVILKTEELLAGAMLCMIAVLVFWSAVARTIGMPVNWAQDVSLLAFGWLTFIGSDIIIKSGGLIRIDMLSNRFPKAVQKTLMLVFDVFMLLFLLILIVYGFLLVSQSWNRTFNTLKMSYAWCTLAVPVGSLLMFFSMIGKMLGDIRKPMKEWGVN comes from the coding sequence ATGAAAAAAATTTCTGCTGTTATTTTAAAGACAGAGGAGCTTCTGGCCGGTGCAATGTTATGCATGATTGCCGTTCTGGTGTTCTGGTCCGCAGTGGCCAGAACCATCGGAATGCCGGTGAACTGGGCTCAGGATGTTTCGCTGCTGGCATTTGGATGGCTGACCTTTATCGGCTCTGATATCATCATCAAGAGCGGCGGCCTGATTCGAATCGACATGCTGTCCAACCGGTTCCCCAAGGCGGTCCAGAAGACTCTGATGCTGGTGTTTGACGTTTTCATGCTGCTGTTTTTATTGATACTGATTGTTTACGGATTCCTGCTGGTATCCCAGAGCTGGAACCGTACCTTTAATACCCTGAAGATGAGCTATGCCTGGTGTACTCTGGCAGTACCGGTGGGCTCCCTGCTGATGTTTTTCAGCATGATTGGCAAGATGCTCGGTGATATCAGGAAACCAATGAAAGAATGGGGGGTTAATTAA
- a CDS encoding ABC transporter ATP-binding protein encodes MDYEEEMMIRTEHLSKSYGEKEAVCDLTLEIRRGEIFGLLGPNGAGKTTTTLMLLGLTEPTGGSAYIDGKDCARQAIDVKRMVGYLPDNVGFYSDMTGRENLRFTGQLNGLPSDVTDRRMEELLEKVGMTEAADQKAGTYSRGMRQRLGIADVLMKDPKVVIMDEPTLGIDPEGMRELMTLIRSLAEDDKRTILISSHQLYQIQQICDRVGLFVDGRLIACGRIDELAGQMRREGHYALEAAAFPDDSGFEELLRSLGNVEQVERTGDFYVVHSRSDLCRELNRRTLEKGYTLRHLRQRGNDLDEIYRRYFEKGEQKNGGLNQKKNKGFLSFGREQR; translated from the coding sequence ATGGATTATGAGGAAGAAATGATGATACGGACCGAACACCTGTCCAAATCCTACGGGGAGAAGGAAGCGGTCTGTGATTTGACACTGGAAATCCGGCGGGGGGAAATATTCGGGCTGCTGGGACCAAACGGAGCCGGAAAAACCACCACCACCCTTATGCTGTTAGGGCTGACCGAGCCCACGGGCGGCAGTGCGTACATAGACGGGAAGGACTGCGCCAGACAGGCCATCGACGTCAAGCGGATGGTGGGGTATCTGCCGGATAATGTGGGGTTTTACTCCGACATGACAGGACGGGAGAACCTGCGGTTTACAGGGCAGCTGAACGGACTGCCCAGTGATGTGACAGACCGCCGGATGGAGGAGCTTCTGGAAAAGGTGGGCATGACGGAGGCAGCCGACCAGAAGGCGGGAACCTATTCACGGGGAATGAGACAGCGTCTGGGAATTGCCGATGTCCTGATGAAGGATCCGAAGGTGGTCATCATGGATGAGCCCACCCTGGGAATCGACCCGGAAGGAATGCGGGAGCTGATGACCCTGATACGCAGCCTGGCGGAGGATGATAAAAGGACCATTCTCATATCATCCCACCAGCTTTATCAGATTCAGCAGATTTGCGACCGGGTGGGGCTGTTTGTGGACGGCAGGCTCATTGCCTGCGGAAGGATTGACGAGCTGGCAGGGCAGATGCGCCGTGAAGGGCATTATGCCCTGGAGGCAGCTGCTTTTCCCGATGACAGCGGATTCGAGGAACTGCTAAGGAGCCTTGGCAATGTGGAGCAGGTGGAGCGGACCGGCGATTTCTATGTAGTCCATTCCAGGTCAGACCTGTGCAGGGAGTTAAACCGCAGGACCCTGGAAAAAGGCTATACCCTGCGCCACTTAAGACAGCGGGGAAATGACCTGGATGAAATTTACCGCAGATATTTTGAGAAAGGAGAGCAGAAAAATGGTGGTCTCAATCAAAAGAAAAATAAAGGATTCCTTTCTTTCGGCAGGGAACAGCGGTAA
- a CDS encoding TetR/AcrR family transcriptional regulator has product MNTPNNKRKKESIERIEKVFISLLQTNELNEISVSDICKLAGLNRTTFYANYTDIYGLADSIRDKLEHNLSDLYQNEITRGFNSNDYLKLFRHIKDNQIFYKTYFKLGYDDSYKIITYDINLARQHFENRFIEYHMEFFKSGITKIIKLWLQNGCKESPEDMYEIIKSEYQGRADSGKECSDTL; this is encoded by the coding sequence ATGAATACACCCAATAACAAACGGAAGAAAGAGTCCATTGAACGGATTGAAAAGGTTTTTATCAGTTTGCTTCAGACTAACGAGCTAAATGAAATCAGTGTATCGGATATTTGTAAGCTGGCCGGATTAAACCGCACGACTTTTTATGCAAATTATACGGATATTTACGGATTGGCTGACTCTATACGGGACAAGCTGGAACATAACTTATCTGACTTGTACCAAAATGAAATCACCCGGGGATTCAACAGTAACGATTATCTTAAATTGTTCCGCCACATAAAGGATAACCAGATATTCTATAAGACCTATTTCAAACTGGGGTATGACGACAGCTATAAGATTATTACTTACGATATTAACCTTGCACGGCAGCATTTTGAGAATCGTTTTATTGAATACCATATGGAATTTTTTAAAAGCGGAATCACAAAAATTATCAAATTATGGCTTCAAAACGGCTGCAAAGAAAGCCCGGAAGATATGTATGAAATCATAAAAAGCGAATATCAGGGGCGTGCGGATAGCGGGAAAGAATGTTCAGACACACTCTGA
- a CDS encoding NEW3 domain-containing protein, with product MEEAMVIRRDGTGKRFGVLAVLMAAVFLVFMGTHTVYGAGGLDLNTDYPGISVKPGDSLNIPVTLENYTGASLNADLEITAMPEGWEGYLQGGSYQVSRVHVKNGEEGAQVTLHVTVPKELTEGTYTVEVKASAGGGLTASLPVSFMVNEMNAGKGSFTSEYPQQEGTTGTSFSFSTTLINNGLKTQSYSLSSNAPSGWGVSFTPTGETAKVAALEVESGASKGMTVSVTPPEGVAAGEYDISCSAVSAEETLDTSLKVVITGSYGLKVSTPDGRLSFDAYAGRSSDVTLNITNTGNVDLENVTLNSSLPTGWTVTYNTENNMIPSIPAGSTTEVIAHVKPSSEAITGDYVNTFTASCEQTQSNADFRVSVKTTTIWGVVAVVIILCTAGGLGYVFRKYGRR from the coding sequence ATGGAGGAAGCAATGGTAATCAGAAGGGATGGAACAGGTAAGCGTTTTGGGGTTCTGGCCGTCCTTATGGCGGCCGTATTCCTGGTATTCATGGGTACGCATACGGTTTACGGAGCCGGCGGTCTGGACCTGAATACGGACTATCCGGGAATATCGGTAAAGCCGGGAGACAGCCTGAATATTCCTGTCACACTGGAGAACTACACAGGGGCCAGTCTGAATGCGGATTTGGAGATCACTGCCATGCCTGAGGGATGGGAGGGATATCTCCAGGGCGGCAGCTATCAGGTGAGCCGCGTCCATGTAAAGAACGGAGAAGAGGGAGCCCAGGTGACCCTTCATGTGACGGTTCCAAAGGAGCTGACAGAGGGGACTTACACGGTGGAGGTAAAGGCGTCTGCGGGCGGGGGTCTCACAGCCAGTCTGCCCGTCTCGTTTATGGTAAATGAGATGAATGCGGGAAAGGGAAGCTTTACCTCGGAATACCCCCAGCAGGAGGGAACCACGGGGACCAGTTTCTCTTTCAGCACCACACTGATTAACAATGGACTTAAGACGCAGTCCTACAGCTTATCATCCAATGCACCCTCCGGCTGGGGTGTAAGCTTTACCCCCACCGGTGAGACAGCCAAGGTGGCTGCCCTGGAGGTGGAGTCCGGCGCCAGCAAGGGTATGACAGTGTCGGTGACGCCGCCTGAGGGGGTTGCGGCAGGGGAATATGACATATCCTGCAGTGCTGTATCGGCGGAGGAGACCCTTGACACCAGCCTGAAGGTGGTTATTACAGGCAGCTACGGCCTTAAGGTTTCCACCCCGGACGGCCGCCTGAGCTTTGACGCCTATGCAGGGAGGTCTTCGGATGTGACGCTTAACATTACCAATACAGGCAACGTGGATCTGGAGAATGTGACGCTTAACTCATCCCTGCCCACCGGCTGGACCGTGACCTACAATACGGAGAACAACATGATCCCGTCCATTCCCGCAGGAAGCACCACAGAAGTTATTGCCCATGTAAAGCCTTCTTCGGAAGCAATCACAGGGGACTATGTGAACACGTTTACGGCATCCTGCGAGCAGACCCAGTCAAACGCTGATTTCAGGGTATCGGTTAAGACCACGACAATCTGGGGTGTGGTGGCAGTTGTCATCATCCTGTGTACGGCCGGAGGCCTGGGCTATGTGTTCCGCAAATACGGCAGAAGGTAG
- a CDS encoding C4-dicarboxylate TRAP transporter substrate-binding protein, giving the protein MKKRVLLAGVLTAAMMAVTACNGMPGMGNAQPAATQAKEGDSSEAAAGDDKVYELKISTSQTEQALITRNYQKLADVLNEKSGGRLKVSVFPSGQLGSDEDVLEQAIQGANVAVNTDASRMGQYVKDFSILMMGYFADNYEECYKITQTDTFKGWTDSLSKDHGIKILSFTFYDGPRHFMTNKPINTPEDLKGMRIRTIGQEVCTETIQAMGATPISMSWGEVYNGIQSKALEGCEAQNTSTYPSRLYEVCKYQSKTGHFQLMQGLICGQSWFESLPEDLQTLLVETSIEVGQETAADVMTEADEAEKAMVEAGMTIVEPDLAPFKAAVDPVYEKLGYAELRDKLYKEIGKTN; this is encoded by the coding sequence ATGAAAAAGAGAGTATTATTAGCAGGTGTTCTTACCGCAGCAATGATGGCAGTTACGGCATGTAACGGCATGCCGGGTATGGGAAATGCCCAGCCAGCTGCAACCCAGGCAAAGGAAGGGGACAGCAGTGAGGCTGCTGCAGGCGATGACAAGGTATATGAGTTAAAGATTTCAACTTCCCAGACAGAGCAGGCCCTGATTACCAGGAACTACCAGAAGCTGGCTGATGTGTTAAATGAGAAATCAGGCGGCAGGCTGAAGGTAAGTGTGTTCCCGTCCGGCCAGCTTGGCAGTGACGAGGATGTGCTGGAGCAGGCCATCCAGGGCGCTAATGTTGCAGTTAACACAGATGCTTCCCGTATGGGACAGTATGTGAAGGATTTCTCCATTCTGATGATGGGTTACTTTGCAGATAACTACGAGGAGTGCTATAAGATAACACAGACCGATACATTTAAGGGCTGGACAGATTCCCTGTCCAAGGACCATGGAATTAAAATCCTGTCCTTTACATTCTACGACGGCCCGCGCCATTTTATGACAAACAAGCCAATCAACACGCCAGAGGACTTAAAGGGCATGAGAATCCGTACCATCGGACAGGAAGTATGTACCGAGACCATCCAGGCCATGGGCGCTACTCCTATTTCCATGTCATGGGGCGAGGTTTACAACGGAATCCAGTCCAAGGCACTGGAGGGCTGCGAGGCACAAAACACATCTACATATCCATCCAGACTGTATGAAGTGTGCAAGTATCAGTCCAAGACAGGACACTTCCAGCTGATGCAGGGATTAATCTGCGGCCAGAGCTGGTTTGAGAGCCTGCCGGAAGATTTGCAGACACTGCTGGTTGAGACCTCCATCGAGGTTGGCCAGGAAACAGCTGCTGACGTAATGACAGAGGCTGACGAGGCTGAGAAGGCAATGGTTGAAGCAGGAATGACCATCGTAGAGCCTGACCTTGCTCCATTTAAGGCAGCCGTTGATCCTGTATATGAGAAACTTGGCTATGCTGAACTGAGAGATAAACTGTACAAGGAGATTGGTAAGACCAACTAA
- a CDS encoding LacI family DNA-binding transcriptional regulator codes for MVTIKDVAKRCGYSVCTVSRALSGKGYLKEETKQKILETVAELGYRPNTLAVNLKTGRRQALALVLPSLTNIYYTKLEQYLEACAAEKGYIIYLNNTEYSLEKEKQILENLIGMDIAGVIITPVTSQHDHIMNLAKYDIPYVYLNRSFEDDIEHCLRLDNKKAAYEAVSYMIKLGHKNIGGIFQSFDNLTYRDRYDGMAQALKEHGLDCRPSHMLFDINPEDMGTTPGRILQLLQKPDRPEAIFACNDMTAFNIYRACYILGLRIPDHLSVFGYDDCIMANFVTPPLSTVSIPVRKLAGTAIDFIHGYLESGVRAELPILKASLIIRNSVRNLNLD; via the coding sequence ATGGTAACAATCAAAGACGTGGCAAAAAGATGCGGCTATTCCGTCTGCACGGTTTCCCGCGCCCTTTCCGGCAAAGGATACTTAAAAGAAGAGACAAAGCAGAAAATACTGGAAACAGTTGCGGAACTGGGATACCGGCCCAACACCCTGGCTGTCAACCTGAAGACCGGACGCCGCCAAGCTCTGGCTCTGGTCCTGCCTTCCCTGACTAATATCTACTACACCAAGCTGGAACAGTACCTGGAAGCCTGTGCAGCAGAAAAGGGCTATATCATTTACCTGAACAACACGGAATACAGCCTGGAAAAAGAAAAACAGATTTTAGAAAATTTAATCGGCATGGATATAGCCGGGGTCATCATTACCCCGGTCACCAGCCAGCATGACCATATCATGAACCTGGCAAAGTACGACATCCCTTATGTGTATTTAAACCGCTCCTTCGAGGATGATATAGAGCACTGCCTCCGTCTGGACAACAAAAAAGCCGCCTACGAGGCGGTTTCCTACATGATTAAGCTGGGGCATAAAAATATCGGCGGCATCTTCCAGAGCTTTGACAACCTCACCTACCGGGACCGCTATGACGGCATGGCCCAGGCCCTTAAGGAGCACGGGCTGGACTGCCGCCCCAGCCACATGCTCTTTGACATCAACCCGGAGGATATGGGGACCACTCCCGGCCGGATCCTGCAGCTGCTTCAAAAGCCCGACCGCCCTGAGGCGATCTTTGCCTGCAACGACATGACCGCCTTCAATATCTACCGGGCCTGTTACATCCTTGGGCTGCGGATTCCGGACCATTTGTCCGTATTTGGCTACGATGACTGTATCATGGCTAATTTTGTGACTCCGCCCCTGTCAACGGTCAGCATCCCTGTCCGCAAACTGGCAGGAACCGCCATTGACTTTATCCACGGTTATCTGGAATCCGGGGTCCGGGCAGAGCTTCCCATATTAAAAGCCTCCCTGATTATCCGCAATTCCGTACGCAACCTGAATCTGGATTAG
- a CDS encoding TRAP transporter substrate-binding protein, protein MKKQWLIGAAAAALIAGLAGGYGILENRGAAGADNEPEIVLCYGEVNPEGHVLTDSAQYFADRVSELTGGKVMVEIYPSGQLGDDARCYQSMEMGALDLYRGNSMSLVDSGNPMMSALVLPYVFRDREHFWKVCSSDLGREILDNIQDCTGMIGLAYLDEGARNFFTTDRPVCRLEDMKGLKIRVQVASMMGDTVEALGAEAVPIAYAELYTALESGTIDGAENPPVSYYYNKFYKVAPYYVKDRHTYTPGVILVSKITWKNLKKEYQDALVQAAKETQEYNRTAIEEADQKAYEALEKEGVTILEPEDPQAWSQAMEPVYRKYGGEYLDLIEKIRQIR, encoded by the coding sequence TTGAAAAAACAGTGGTTGATAGGGGCTGCGGCCGCAGCGCTGATTGCAGGCCTGGCGGGCGGCTACGGTATTTTAGAAAATAGGGGGGCTGCGGGTGCGGACAATGAACCGGAGATTGTGCTCTGTTACGGCGAGGTGAATCCGGAAGGCCATGTGCTCACGGATTCGGCCCAGTACTTTGCCGACCGGGTCAGTGAACTCACCGGCGGCAAGGTCATGGTGGAAATCTATCCTTCCGGACAGCTGGGGGACGATGCGCGCTGTTACCAGTCCATGGAGATGGGGGCGCTTGATTTGTACCGGGGCAACAGCATGTCCCTGGTGGACAGCGGGAATCCCATGATGTCTGCCCTGGTGCTGCCCTATGTTTTCCGGGACAGGGAGCACTTCTGGAAGGTTTGCAGCAGTGATTTGGGCAGGGAAATACTGGATAATATCCAGGACTGCACCGGAATGATTGGCCTGGCCTATCTGGATGAAGGAGCCAGGAACTTCTTTACCACCGACAGACCGGTGTGCAGGCTGGAGGATATGAAGGGGCTTAAAATCCGGGTCCAGGTGGCGTCCATGATGGGCGATACCGTGGAAGCTCTGGGGGCGGAGGCAGTGCCCATTGCTTATGCGGAGCTCTATACGGCTCTGGAGTCAGGGACCATTGACGGGGCGGAGAACCCGCCGGTGAGCTATTATTATAATAAGTTTTATAAGGTTGCCCCTTATTATGTGAAGGACAGGCATACCTATACCCCCGGAGTGATTCTGGTGAGCAAAATAACCTGGAAAAATCTGAAGAAGGAATATCAGGACGCGCTGGTTCAGGCGGCAAAGGAGACCCAGGAGTATAACAGAACGGCCATTGAAGAAGCGGATCAGAAGGCTTATGAGGCGCTGGAGAAGGAGGGGGTAACTATCCTTGAGCCGGAGGATCCGCAGGCCTGGAGCCAGGCAATGGAGCCGGTATACCGGAAATACGGCGGGGAATATCTGGACCTGATTGAAAAAATCCGGCAGATACGATAG
- a CDS encoding class I mannose-6-phosphate isomerase → MATGLMKLPENRVRRNYTGGAGIDRLHGKARQEDNNMPEEWVGSMVEASNPGMEPIAHEGMAVVETADGPRFLRDIIDDDREFYLGAAGREGGWRLSFLLKILDSAMRLHVQAHPSTQFANEVMGMPYGKLECYYILHVRDGISPYIRLGFQHTPGRDGWREIVEKQDKARMDGCFEKIPVQVGEVWYIPGGMPHAIGEGITMLEIMEPSDLVVRCEFEREGIVVPEDGRFMGRGLDFCLDIFDYTEYSKEEIMEKCRIEPRVLEATDAFRRVRLVDGTLTSCFFVEKLEVNGPALVGHNRKFNLGVVCAGSCTMEESGQVIRLKAGDSFLIAAGVKAYQIRPEGSVQMVMVYPGKDMDKL, encoded by the coding sequence ATGGCAACAGGACTTATGAAACTGCCCGAAAACAGGGTACGGAGAAATTACACAGGGGGTGCGGGAATTGACCGGCTCCATGGAAAGGCCCGGCAGGAGGACAACAATATGCCGGAGGAATGGGTGGGCTCCATGGTGGAAGCCTCCAATCCGGGAATGGAACCCATTGCACACGAAGGGATGGCTGTGGTGGAGACCGCGGACGGTCCCAGGTTTCTGCGGGACATAATAGACGATGACCGGGAGTTTTACCTGGGCGCCGCCGGTAGGGAGGGGGGCTGGCGCCTCAGCTTCCTGCTTAAGATTCTGGATTCAGCCATGCGGCTTCATGTACAGGCCCACCCTTCCACCCAGTTTGCCAATGAAGTGATGGGAATGCCTTATGGAAAGCTTGAATGCTACTATATTCTCCATGTGAGGGACGGTATAAGCCCATACATACGTCTGGGATTCCAGCATACGCCCGGAAGAGATGGGTGGAGGGAAATTGTGGAGAAACAGGACAAGGCCCGGATGGACGGCTGCTTTGAGAAGATCCCGGTGCAGGTGGGGGAGGTCTGGTATATTCCGGGCGGAATGCCTCATGCCATTGGCGAGGGAATCACTATGCTGGAAATTATGGAGCCGTCTGATTTGGTGGTGCGGTGTGAGTTCGAGCGGGAGGGAATCGTTGTGCCGGAGGACGGCCGGTTTATGGGACGGGGGCTGGACTTTTGCCTGGATATTTTTGATTATACAGAGTATTCCAAAGAAGAAATCATGGAAAAATGCAGGATAGAGCCCCGTGTATTGGAGGCAACAGACGCCTTCCGGCGGGTGCGGCTGGTGGACGGGACGCTGACCTCCTGCTTCTTTGTGGAAAAACTGGAGGTGAACGGGCCGGCACTGGTGGGGCATAACCGGAAATTCAATCTGGGCGTGGTGTGTGCCGGAAGCTGCACCATGGAAGAGAGTGGACAGGTGATCCGCCTTAAGGCAGGAGACAGCTTCCTGATTGCAGCCGGGGTAAAAGCGTACCAAATACGGCCTGAAGGCAGCGTCCAGATGGTGATGGTGTATCCGGGAAAGGATATGGACAAGCTCTAA
- the arr gene encoding NAD(+)--rifampin ADP-ribosyltransferase, which translates to MSNSVIFSPGTFFHGTRADLSVGDLLVPGYLSNYDENRVANYVYFTGTLDAAIWGAELASGDGKQRIFVVEPTGEFEDDPNVTDKKFPGNPTKSYRTTQPLKIVAEAMGWKGHSPEVLQGMRDHLKQLDEMGIKAVE; encoded by the coding sequence ATGAGCAATTCAGTTATATTTAGTCCCGGCACGTTTTTTCATGGAACCAGAGCGGATTTAAGCGTGGGGGATCTGTTGGTGCCGGGGTATTTATCTAATTATGATGAAAACAGGGTTGCCAACTATGTTTATTTTACAGGGACCTTGGACGCTGCCATCTGGGGAGCAGAGCTGGCTTCGGGAGATGGAAAGCAGCGGATTTTTGTTGTGGAGCCAACGGGAGAATTTGAAGACGACCCAAATGTAACGGATAAGAAATTTCCCGGGAACCCGACAAAGTCATACCGAACAACCCAGCCGTTAAAAATTGTTGCTGAAGCTATGGGATGGAAAGGACATTCACCGGAAGTATTGCAGGGTATGCGCGATCATTTGAAACAGTTAGATGAGATGGGAATTAAAGCTGTCGAATAA